CTTCCAGGCCGATACCGCGGGTCAGGCAGGCTGCCAGCACGTCCGTCTTCGGGAACTGCTGCCGCTCTCCGGTGCCGAGCAGGATCACCGCCGGGGCGAGCGCCAGTACCGCGTCCATATGCGCGACCTGGAGCTGTTCCAGGCCGCAGACCGGCCAGCCTTCCACCAGCTCGTCGGGCATCAGGATGAAGCTGCGCTGCAGAATCTGGTCGTTCACCTTGGCGTGGCGGCCATCGGCCGCACGCAGCGCAT
The window above is part of the Xanthomonas cassavae CFBP 4642 genome. Proteins encoded here:
- a CDS encoding Mth938-like domain-containing protein — translated: MPLSQEHPDYTYALRAADGRHAKVNDQILQRSFILMPDELVEGWPVCGLEQLQVAHMDAVLALAPAVILLGTGERQQFPKTDVLAACLTRGIGLEAMTNAAAARTYNVLASEGRRVALAMILEGRD